A window of Deinococcus sp. LM3 contains these coding sequences:
- a CDS encoding helix-turn-helix domain-containing protein encodes MIDPRQNTYAVLDADLPNGVTLSARMAVLESRAGLIEGLRAAVSEYDAHLLDTQRLRDVATRRLSVALHSADLLRDIEYSIAPLLGLADRAAPTNPTLDGLSDLTNPLEPATVKSAREPEPVAQPTPAPAPAQVAEMSEPEAHPDLTPTAVTDTLDLVFPTGFELSKQAVVYLDIHAHPGVTLTDIMVRTGLSRGSVSGILTKGVSSLRLSRVGTPGQHRLTASGLSYLRQLHAYAAQSAEGDNAAKSSGDEPEQSMPEVPVVDAATSAPEPVREAAPIKPGQPAPGSAQERALHFLRDHGPATAPVIAAHLGMPPGPAGATIANLVKHGYVTQTDTTPRVIQIPGDTRPVTHAAPTARKAVEAPPAAEPDPVSGVSPITQEELKARVRENAGQVRAVLGKKPMTELDLRARLPDMNLSHLRAALGHLEEAGTVRRVPGPTPASRAAYALDELELPAPQRAHLTAEGRMVEAHLTQVTDRSERDTVSNMSLKLGLPRADVEEALAVLHAQGRLRWSRTGMLLHFTLATASTAEVAA; translated from the coding sequence ATGATCGACCCCCGCCAGAACACCTACGCCGTCCTCGACGCCGACCTGCCTAACGGCGTCACCCTCAGCGCCCGCATGGCCGTCCTGGAAAGCCGCGCCGGTCTGATTGAAGGCCTGCGCGCCGCCGTCAGCGAGTACGACGCGCACCTCCTCGACACGCAGCGCCTCCGGGACGTCGCCACGCGCCGCCTGAGTGTCGCCCTGCACTCCGCGGACCTGCTGCGCGACATCGAGTACTCCATCGCGCCCCTGCTCGGGCTGGCTGACCGCGCCGCCCCCACCAACCCCACACTGGACGGCCTGAGCGACCTGACCAACCCACTCGAACCCGCCACGGTCAAGTCCGCCCGGGAACCTGAGCCGGTAGCTCAGCCCACACCGGCCCCCGCACCCGCCCAGGTGGCCGAGATGTCCGAACCCGAAGCCCATCCCGACCTGACACCCACGGCCGTCACGGACACCCTGGATCTCGTGTTCCCCACCGGGTTCGAACTCAGCAAGCAGGCCGTGGTGTACCTGGACATCCACGCTCACCCCGGCGTGACCCTCACGGACATCATGGTCCGCACGGGCCTGTCGCGCGGCTCCGTCAGCGGAATCCTCACCAAGGGCGTCAGTTCCCTGCGGCTCTCCCGTGTCGGCACGCCAGGCCAGCACCGCCTCACGGCCAGCGGACTGAGTTACCTGCGCCAGTTGCACGCCTACGCCGCCCAGTCGGCTGAAGGTGACAACGCTGCCAAGTCCAGCGGTGATGAGCCGGAGCAGTCGATGCCTGAAGTTCCGGTAGTCGACGCCGCCACTTCCGCCCCGGAACCGGTCCGCGAGGCGGCGCCCATCAAACCCGGTCAGCCTGCACCGGGCAGCGCCCAGGAACGCGCCCTGCACTTCCTGCGTGATCACGGCCCCGCCACCGCGCCCGTGATCGCCGCGCACCTCGGCATGCCCCCCGGTCCCGCCGGCGCCACCATCGCCAACCTCGTGAAGCACGGGTACGTCACGCAGACCGACACCACCCCCAGGGTCATTCAGATTCCCGGCGATACCCGCCCCGTCACGCACGCCGCCCCCACCGCGAGGAAAGCCGTCGAAGCGCCGCCTGCCGCCGAGCCGGACCCGGTCAGTGGTGTCAGCCCCATCACGCAGGAGGAACTCAAGGCCCGCGTCCGGGAGAACGCCGGGCAGGTCCGCGCGGTCCTCGGCAAGAAACCCATGACGGAACTGGACTTGCGCGCCAGGCTCCCCGACATGAACCTCAGCCACCTGCGCGCTGCCCTCGGTCACCTCGAGGAAGCCGGCACCGTGCGCCGCGTGCCCGGTCCCACGCCCGCCAGCCGCGCCGCGTACGCTCTGGACGAACTGGAACTGCCCGCCCCGCAGCGTGCCCACCTGACCGCCGAGGGCCGCATGGTCGAGGCGCACCTCACACAGGTCACGGACCGCAGCGAGCGGGACACCGTGTCGAACATGTCCCTGAAACTCGGCCTACCCCGCGCGGACGTCGAGGAGGCCCTCGCGGTCCTGCACGCCCAGGGACGCCTGCGCTGGAGCCGCACCGGCATGCTCCTGCACTTCACGCTCGCGACCGCCAGCACCGCCGAGGTGGCCGCGTGA
- a CDS encoding tetratricopeptide repeat protein: MPSPRRTSPPAVPWEAWQASVLAFVDAGRFDDAVLTVERALNEGQNAAALLELLEHVEECAPAVLPRGVGGCLSLHGLRLKLRLLGNARTPSDVAALVREAQAARLRDGFLFADLAWALTQQEDFPGALQAADTALQDRENLTNRDLGLALRMKGFAQNRLDPGSDWEGTFREALDVSEGWTRGLILLDLGGLRSRAGNEPGAMLAYTDARNLVVSTGHQAMVLNNMGVVCLRLGRFEEAEEYFMQVAALKSTYRSRALSGQAAARRALGEWARAESLYQQAAGASQDEDDRRQALRGLGYTQRLAGRHMQALETLRGAATTARSDREGGQSWVNVDVAATLASLDVLDARSVEDHLARTGPLDAEDAQRAVIVRAELARRTGHPEQAAALLGTISRGALWTREEAHAFGPLFTLLPAGQRPEPLPRPQQTRVHLRAIGVPVVQVNGRRIRPGHLEVTTLAALMLAGGDLTTDELIEVIRDGKPREMRAAAQRVSRVVRQLRDSLGWEGSVLSLGGAYQLDTAGDWSSDVQAALANGQPVTAFLSGVPLAWVTEQEQYLIAQHSDHLTFT; the protein is encoded by the coding sequence ATGCCCTCCCCTCGCCGGACTTCCCCACCTGCCGTTCCCTGGGAGGCGTGGCAGGCGTCCGTTCTGGCCTTCGTGGACGCAGGCCGGTTCGACGACGCGGTCCTGACCGTCGAACGGGCCCTGAACGAGGGTCAGAACGCCGCCGCGCTGCTGGAACTCCTTGAGCATGTGGAGGAGTGCGCTCCGGCCGTGCTGCCGCGTGGCGTGGGCGGCTGCCTGAGCCTGCACGGACTGCGGCTCAAGCTCCGCCTGCTCGGGAACGCGCGGACACCCAGCGATGTGGCCGCCCTGGTGCGCGAGGCGCAGGCCGCCCGGCTCAGGGACGGGTTCCTGTTCGCGGATCTGGCCTGGGCCCTGACGCAGCAGGAGGACTTCCCAGGCGCCCTCCAGGCCGCCGACACGGCCCTTCAGGACCGGGAGAACCTCACGAACCGCGACCTGGGACTGGCCCTGCGGATGAAAGGGTTCGCGCAGAACCGACTCGACCCTGGCAGCGACTGGGAAGGGACGTTCCGGGAGGCGCTGGACGTCAGTGAAGGCTGGACACGCGGGCTGATCCTGCTGGACCTGGGTGGCCTGCGCAGCCGCGCGGGAAACGAACCGGGCGCGATGCTGGCCTACACGGACGCCCGGAATCTGGTGGTGTCCACCGGGCACCAGGCGATGGTACTGAACAACATGGGCGTCGTCTGCCTGCGCCTGGGACGCTTCGAGGAAGCCGAGGAGTACTTCATGCAGGTCGCGGCCCTGAAATCCACGTACCGCAGCCGGGCGCTGTCCGGTCAGGCCGCCGCGCGGCGCGCCCTGGGCGAGTGGGCGCGGGCCGAGTCGCTGTACCAGCAGGCCGCCGGGGCCAGCCAGGATGAGGACGACCGGCGGCAGGCCCTGCGCGGCCTGGGGTACACCCAGCGGCTTGCAGGGCGGCATATGCAGGCGCTCGAAACGCTGCGCGGCGCCGCGACCACCGCCCGGAGCGACCGTGAGGGCGGGCAGTCGTGGGTGAACGTGGACGTCGCCGCCACCCTCGCCAGCCTGGACGTCCTGGACGCGCGGTCCGTGGAGGATCACCTCGCGCGGACCGGGCCGCTGGACGCCGAGGACGCGCAGCGGGCTGTGATCGTCCGGGCGGAACTGGCGCGCCGGACCGGTCACCCTGAACAGGCCGCCGCGCTCCTGGGTACCATCAGCCGCGGCGCGCTGTGGACCCGTGAGGAAGCGCACGCCTTCGGGCCACTGTTCACGCTGCTCCCCGCCGGGCAGCGACCTGAGCCCCTGCCCCGACCACAGCAGACCCGCGTACACCTGCGGGCGATAGGCGTGCCGGTCGTGCAGGTCAACGGGCGGCGCATCCGCCCCGGTCACCTGGAGGTGACCACGCTGGCCGCCCTGATGCTGGCCGGTGGGGACCTCACTACCGACGAGCTGATCGAAGTGATCCGGGACGGGAAACCCCGTGAGATGCGAGCGGCTGCGCAGCGCGTGTCCCGCGTCGTCCGCCAACTGCGGGACTCGCTCGGCTGGGAGGGCAGCGTCCTGTCCCTCGGCGGTGCGTACCAGCTGGATACCGCAGGCGACTGGAGCAGCGACGTGCAGGCCGCCCTGGCAAACGGTCAACCCGTCACCGCTTTCCTGTCCGGCGTTCCGCTCGCATGGGTCACCGAACAGGAGCAATACCTGATCGCTCAGCACTCAGATCATCTGACTTTTACTTAG
- a CDS encoding WYL domain-containing protein produces the protein MSDSAPTTNLEPRTPNPRQAKTWDKAKRLSALLSELQARRCTTADLARRFDVGQRSIQRDIDALRRMGHDVVEHAGQAYSIPRNVTLLRPAEALAAYAAIRLAHHHSPALNSHYRHALHSISMALPERIRHTLNASVKNTGATPFAERQMEQVAAAWMDGRVLNFDYRRPNGELETGNELCVYFIEISRDNLAPYVIGLERRRGQVRTFKLSRMTHLSLHQDTYEPDPDFDPKAFLSDAWGVIGSENPLTVTVRFAPEAAYRVLEGGFPNATLIRRDGCVEVEFRAGTDRTGLPRELMPFLLGWGPRAEVLSPPHVREAWLAELRETLTRYDTPHARNTA, from the coding sequence ATGAGTGACTCCGCACCAACCACCAACCTCGAACCCCGCACTCCAAACCCCCGACAGGCCAAAACCTGGGATAAAGCCAAACGCCTCAGCGCCCTCCTGAGCGAATTGCAGGCCCGCCGCTGCACTACCGCCGACCTTGCCCGCCGCTTCGACGTCGGCCAGCGCAGCATCCAGCGCGACATCGACGCCCTCAGACGCATGGGACACGACGTCGTAGAACACGCCGGGCAGGCCTACTCCATCCCCAGAAACGTCACCCTTCTGCGCCCCGCCGAGGCCCTCGCCGCGTACGCCGCCATCCGCCTCGCGCACCACCACTCCCCCGCCCTGAACAGCCACTACCGCCACGCGCTGCACAGCATCTCCATGGCACTCCCGGAACGTATCCGCCACACCCTCAACGCCAGCGTCAAAAACACCGGCGCCACCCCCTTCGCCGAGCGGCAGATGGAACAGGTCGCCGCTGCCTGGATGGACGGCCGGGTCCTGAACTTCGATTACCGCCGCCCCAACGGCGAACTCGAAACCGGGAACGAACTGTGCGTGTACTTCATCGAGATCAGCCGCGACAACCTCGCCCCGTACGTGATCGGCCTCGAACGCCGCCGCGGTCAAGTTCGCACCTTCAAGCTCTCCCGGATGACTCACCTGAGCCTGCACCAGGACACCTACGAACCAGATCCCGACTTCGATCCGAAAGCCTTCCTCAGTGACGCGTGGGGCGTCATCGGCAGCGAGAACCCCCTCACCGTCACCGTCCGCTTCGCCCCGGAAGCCGCGTACCGCGTCCTCGAAGGTGGATTCCCGAACGCCACTCTCATCCGCCGCGACGGCTGCGTGGAAGTCGAATTCCGCGCCGGCACCGACCGGACCGGCCTCCCCCGCGAACTCATGCCGTTCCTGCTCGGCTGGGGCCCCCGCGCCGAAGTCCTCTCCCCCCCACACGTCCGCGAAGCGTGGCTCGCCGAACTGCGCGAAACCCTCACCCGTTACGACACCCCACACGCCCGCAACACCGCCTGA
- a CDS encoding type I-E CRISPR-associated protein Cse1/CasA codes for MREVSLRDLILHARTYSRIDDPSPLVTVALRRLTLALLHRGLREPLSTTQAAEWFAQGFSEGTLETQVGMGRSVGMVSRGIVGGT; via the coding sequence GTGCGCGAGGTCAGCCTGCGCGACCTGATCCTGCACGCCCGCACCTACAGCCGCATCGACGACCCTTCCCCGCTGGTCACCGTGGCCCTCCGGCGCCTGACGCTCGCCCTGCTGCACCGCGGCCTGCGGGAACCGTTGAGCACCACGCAGGCCGCCGAGTGGTTCGCACAGGGCTTCTCCGAAGGCACGCTCGAAACCCAGGTGGGGATGGGCCGGTCGGTTGGGATGGTGTCGCGCGGTATTGTGGGCGGCACATGA